The sequence GGCTGTGCTCACCTCACTGCCTCGGGGGGCTGGGAGATGGGGTGCAGGGGAAGCACGGCCGTCCCCTGAGATGGAGAGGTATCGAGCACGAGGCGGGAGCAGCCATGGGGCGGCCCTGGGGTCTCTGCAGAGGAAGATGCCCACGATGAGCATCAGCAGACGGGCACGgaggggcaggagcagcagctgtgtgcagagaCCCTCACCTGAGCCGTTGGTGTGGGACTCCCACAGCGACGCAGCTCCAGGACCCGCAGCCGTGAGGCCCCGCACGGCCACCACATATCTGGTGCCGGGGCCGTATGTGGGCAGCCGGTGCTCCGTGCTCTGCCCGCTCAGCCTCAGCCGCTCCATGTGCAGGAAGCCGCCGTCCTGCGAGGCCCAGGCCGTGATGTTCAGCTGCAGACAGGACACGGAGCTGGAGGGCAGCGGCCGCGTGCCGGCACGAACCTGCCCACCCCGCAGCCAGATGGCAGCACGTtgctgtgctcctcctgcccctgctCCTAACCCAGCAGCTGGAAGCGCCCAGAGAGGAGCCAGCGGGAGCCtcggtgtgtgtgtgtgtgagcaaaGCGGCAGCGCTGAGCAGAGGAGGGCGGGGGAGGGTTTGGAGCTAACGCTCCCGATACCACCGGAGCAGCTGCCGAAAACGCAGTCGCTTTGCTCTCCGAGCTCTCTGAGCTGGACGGGTTTGCAAAGCATCCTCACTGATACGTGAATCGCATCGTGAGGTGAGGCGGCTACAAGCTGGGTGCAGAGTCTCCTCCCTCAGCCCCGCTTCAAGCACTGCAAACCACAGCCTTTCTCACGGCCAGAGCCGTAAATAAGAATGCAAGAGGCACAGGACAGCCTGCGAGGCCACCCCACCAAATACATCACTGGAGACTGAGGAACGCTGAGAGGAAGTTAGAAATGCTCCAATTCATCACAGCCGGAAGCTCAGCCGAAACGGATGGGTGACTGCTGGTCCTCAAGGCTTTGCGTGGTCTGCACGCCTGCCTGCACggagctgccagcagggaggggctgggggggcccACGGTACCTGGTACCCAACGATCTCCCCTCGGCAGGAGGGCAGCGCCTTCCACCTGAGAGTCCCCGTGCGGgcatccagctgcagctgctccggCTTCTGCGGCACTGGAAGCACACGAAGACGGGGTGACACGTGGGGCTAGCAGGGAGGATCTGAGCCCGCAGCACGGTGCCCTCAGCTACTGCTCAGGGGCAGGCTGCGCAGCAAACCCAGGCGTGGTCTGTGCCTCAAAAGGAGCGTGGATGTCAcaacagcaggagcagcaaTGGTGTGGCGAGGAGGGAGGGGGTAGGAAGGAAAGGGCTCCGCTCCAGGACTCTGCACAGCCGCTTCTGCAGAGCCCCGCAGGCTGCgtgcagccccagtgccaggACCATCACAgcggggagggaagggatgctcaGAATGAACTGCTGGGCAACGGACACGGTCTGCCTCTCTGCTGGTGAACCAGCCCAGGAACGGCCCTTCCCTCCTGTACTATCCCATGGACACCTACCTGCTTCCTTTGTCCTGATCACCCATgaaaacagcactgtgctggggggcactgagATGGTGACGGTGTAGTCAgtgaagggctgcagggaagtgCAGGTGAATGTTCCCCTCTGGCCGTGCAGGAGCTCCACTCCAGAGacctcctcagcctcacaggcAGGTGAGGAAGGCCCTGCCAGCCGGCACGTGGCCTCCGTGTGCTGGCAGGCATCAGGGAAGCTGCAGGTCCAGTTCAGTTTGATGCTGGTGCTGGAAACCTCCAGGGTCCCAGGGACAACTTGTAGCACCTCTGTGAAGGAAGCATTGCAATACggtcatttcctttccttcccctccacctTTGCATGTGTGCTTCAGTCACATAGCCCTACTCCCAGCCCAGCTGAAGGGAGGGGAAGCCAGAGGATGAAACTACTCACGTCTGATCTCTGGATGGAAAAGCAGGTGAGTTTGGATGGGAATGAATGTGGTGTGTGCACTTCCACTTGCCAAAGGCAGTTTTCCCTGCTCAATCATAACCCAATGTTGTCAGAGTCAGCCAGCATCTCCCCTTTCAAGCAGTATGTGCTCTATGGCCTGCCTGCTGTTCACAGACCTCTGCAGAGAggttcttttccctcagtttttcATAGTGGTGAGGTAATGAGCCTTTGGTCACAGTACAAAACTGCCTTtctgcaccacagccccagGAAGGTCTTGTGGGGAATAAGGTCCTGTTCTGCTTCTTTCAGAACCCCCAGGAGATCCCAAGAGGAGCAGTAGCTCCAGAGACTccaggctcctgcagctgcacctgctgCTTCCCCATCACACAGAGAGCCTGAAGCCTCCCTTACCCACACACTCCACTCTGGACCGAATGCGGATCCAGGAACCGCTGCTGGCTCTTCCCAGCCAAACTTCCCTGTACACAGGTTTCCCATGAACGATAGTCTGAACTTCTCTTGAACATCTGATGTGGGTGTAGGATGGCTGTAAACCCTCCGGGCAGCTCAGAgtcacttcttcatttttcttatacTCCTGCAGATCTGGTGCCAGGCGGAGTCCTGGGTCCCACTGGGGCCTTTGGCACGTTTCTGACAGAGGTGGAAATGGGTTTAGTGGGGGCATGGAACAACAAGGTGgtacagagagcagcagcacactgtCAGCACTCAGAAATGGTCCCTCCAGAGATTCAAGGGAGGGAGAAGGTGACAAATCTGTCTGCCACGAGTTGTCCAGGACAATCATGCCTGCTCAGtcctcctctgcctgctggtTTGGACCTGATCCCAGCCAGGACTGCCCATTGAGTCCTACTGAGCATGGCACTACCAGTCCTATAGGGGTGAGGAGGTGCCCAAAGGGGTGGAGAAGTTGTCTCAGAAGTTCTGTATCATCTGCTCAACAGCCACGAGGACGGGACGTTAATGCAACATTATGAGAACTgccccctcctgctcccagggACACTGCCCCTTACATGGAAGTGTGTCACATCCCAGCACTCACTGAGGCTTTCCCAGCACATGGAGCCTCACTACCCTCCATCCCCAAATTCACCCCAGAACGTCCCTGTCATGGACATCACCTCCACCCTCTGCAATGCATGCTGCACCTGGTGAAGATGCACAGCAAATAcgagaggaagagcagaaatgtgTTCACTTGTGAATAGTGTCAAATTCTTACCTATTTCTTGGGGTGCTCCTTGGACCACGGAATAGGGTTCTTCCTGGCCTTGTGCTAccagcagaggaaaaaggatCAGGAGAAAGGTCAGAGCCAGGAACTGCAGGG comes from Gallus gallus isolate bGalGal1 chromosome Z, bGalGal1.mat.broiler.GRCg7b, whole genome shotgun sequence and encodes:
- the TROJANZ gene encoding sushi domain containing 1 precursor yields the protein MALQFLALTFLLILFPLLVAQGQEEPYSVVQGAPQEIETCQRPQWDPGLRLAPDLQEYKKNEEVTLSCPEGLQPSYTHIRCSREVQTIVHGKPVYREVWLGRASSGSWIRIRSRVECVEVLQVVPGTLEVSSTSIKLNWTCSFPDACQHTEATCRLAGPSSPACEAEEVSGVELLHGQRGTFTCTSLQPFTDYTVTISVPPSTVLFSWVIRTKEAVPQKPEQLQLDARTGTLRWKALPSCRGEIVGYQLNITAWASQDGGFLHMERLRLSGQSTEHRLPTYGPGTRYVVAVRGLTAAGPGAASLWESHTNGSETPGPPHGCSRLVLDTSPSQGTAVLPLHPISQPPEAVSEHQLLVAVTHNSTVLEDACSGELQPSNHSHPPDPYVAAVLNLSAPTDFVLGDGTRGHGFHNAPLHPGWDYSALLRLARRSPQAETFTCVCYSFSMVAGQSSYPWPGIVIGVVVLLVLVLVFAGIVWFVLSRRRKSVSVKAKENN
- the TROJANZ gene encoding sushi domain containing 1 isoform X1, producing the protein MALQFLALTFLLILFPLLVAQGQEEPYSVVQGAPQEIETCQRPQWDPGLRLAPDLQEYKKNEEVTLSCPEGLQPSYTHIRCSREVQTIVHGKPVYREVWLGRASSGSWIRIRSRVECVEVLQVVPGTLEVSSTSIKLNWTCSFPDACQHTEATCRLAGPSSPACEAEEVSGVELLHGQRGTFTCTSLQPFTDYTVTISVPPSTVLFSWVIRTKEAVPQKPEQLQLDARTGTLRWKALPSCRGEIVGYQLNITAWASQDGGFLHMERLRLSGQSTEHRLPTYGPGTRYVVAVRGLTAAGPGAASLWESHTNGSETPGPPHGCSRLVLDTSPSQGTAVLPLHPISQPPEAVSEHQLLVAVTHNSTVLEDACSGELQPSNHSHPPDPYVAAVLNLSAPTDFVLGDGTRGHGFHNAPLHPGWDYSALLRLARRSPQAETFTCVCYSFSMGEGSLCLSKLRRIIKKIEKRWSQEILPLGRIMCSSSFGHVPLCPSQAGKLLSQLLPVLEFLEQ